Proteins encoded together in one Benincasa hispida cultivar B227 chromosome 1, ASM972705v1, whole genome shotgun sequence window:
- the LOC120086478 gene encoding uncharacterized protein LOC120086478, translating into MAVLSKTRSTIEGLVRDSSFKWLLGKRSFFDEELEEIERSPSAQRNWISELSPFANVVVRRCTKILGVSASELQRSFNMEAIDSIKIPSNYARNFLEYCCFRALALCTQNTGYLADKKFRRLTFDVMIAWEAPASSSQPLLNIDEDASVGVEAFSRIAPAVPIISNVIVSENLFVVLTSSACARLQFSVYDKYLSGLEKAIRKMKNLSESNLLQSERSLREEKILEMDGTVTTQPVLEHVGISTWPGRLVLTDHALYFEALRVVSFDKAKRYDLSDDLKQVVKPELTGPWGTRLFDKAVLYKSTSLSEPVVIEFPELKGHTRRDFWLAIIREVLYVHRFINKFQIKGIQRSEALSKAVLGILRLQAIQDIYSTPSLGCESLLMFNLCDQLPGGDLILETLANMSDMKESDRTNRSSLAKGMYSISALDLVSHLGFGMGTALSDSNENELLVGEIAVGKMTPLERAVKESRNNYEKVVMAQETVDGAKVDGIDTNLAVMKELMLPVSELGKFLLSLALWEDPIKSLAFSLVSSYIIYRDWLPYAIALLLAFMAVFMMLTRLFNQNTSVDEVKVVAPPAMNAMEQLLAVQNAISQAEQFIQDGNIFLLKLRALLLAIFPQATMKFAVFLLVMALTLAFLPTKYILLVVFLEGFTRYSPPRKPSTERWTRRVREWWFSIPAAPVILEREKEDKKKK; encoded by the exons ATGGCTGTACTCAGCAAAACCAGAAGTACGATCGAGGGGCTTGTTAGAGATAGTTCATTCAAATGGTTGTTAGGGAAGCGAAGCTTTTTTGATGAAGAACTTGAAGAAATTGAAAGGTCTCCATCTGCTCAGAGAAATTGGATAAGTGAGCTCTCTCCATTTGCCAATGTGGTTGTTCGGAGATGTACAAA AATCCTTGGTGTTTCTGCCAGCGAACTTCAACGAAGTTTTAATATGGAGGCCATTGATTCAATAAAGATTCCCTCAAATTATGCAAGAAACTTTCTGGAGTATTGCTGTTTCAGGGCACTTGCACTATGTACACAAAATACGGGATATTTGGCTGATAAAAAGTTTCGACGCTTGACATTTGATGTGATGATAGCTTGGGAAGCTCCAGCAAGTTCTAGCCAGCCTTTACTTAAT ATTGATGAAGATGCGTCGGTTGGGGTGGAGGCTTTCTCTCGAATTGCTCCAGCTGTTCCCATAATTTCCAATGTGATCGTCAGTGAAAATCTTTTTGTGGTGCTTACTTCATCAGCCTGTGCTAGACTTCAGTTTTCTGTTTATGACAAGTACCTGAGCGGGCTAGAAAA AGcgataagaaaaatgaaaaatctatCAGAGTCAAACCTTCTTCAGTCTGAAAGATcattaagagaagaaaagattTTAGAAATGGATGGAACAGTCACCACACAACCAGTTCTTGAACATGTAGGAATTTCTACTTGGCCAG GTAGGTTGGTTCTGACAGATCATGCACTTTACTTTGAAGCTCTTCGTGTGGTGTCATTTGACAAGGCAAAGAGATATGACTTATCTGATGATCTGAAACAGGTTGTCAAACCTGAATTGACTGGACCATGGGGCACCCGGCTCTTTGATAAGGCAGTTCTGTATAAATCCACGTCCTT ATCAGAACCAGTTGTGATCGAGTTTCCTGAACTTAAAGGCCATACTCGTCGAGATTTTTGGCTGGCAATCATCCGTGAGGTTTTATACGTTCATAGATTTATCAACAAATTCCAGATAAAGGGAATTCAAAGGAGTGAAGCTCTCTCAAAAGCTGTCCTTGGAATTCTACGTTTACAAGCCATTCAAGATATATATTCTACACCATCTCTTGGGTGCGAGTCGCTTCTCATGTTTAATCTTTGTGATCAGCTCCCAGGTGGGGACTTAATATTGGAAACCCTTGCAAATATGTCGGACATGAAGGAGAGTGACCGGACAAACAGATCCAGTCTTGCAAAGGGAATGTATTCAATCTCAGCACTTGACCTAGTATCTCACTTGGGATTTGGAATGGGAACAGCTTTAAGTGATTCCAACGAAAATGAGCTTCTTGTGGGTGAGATTGCTGTTGGAAAAATGACTCCTCTGGAAAGGGCTGTCAAGGAATCAAGAAACAACTATGAAAAAGTGGTGATGGCTCAAGAGACAGTTGATGGAGCAAAAGTAGATGGGATTGATACCAATTTGGCAGTGATGAAG GAATTAATGTTGCCAGTGAGTGAACTTGGGAAGTTCCTTCTTTCTTTGGCACTATGGGAAGATCCTATTAAGTCTTTGGCATTCTCTTTGGTCTCCAGTTACATTATCTACAG GGATTGGCTGCCCTACGCCATTGCTCTACTACTTGCATTCATGGCAGTCTTCATGATGCTTACGCGGCTCTTCAACCAAAATACCTCCGTCGACGAAGTTAAGGTCGTAGCCCCTCCAGCAATGAATGCAATGGAGCAGCTTTTGGCTGTTCAGAATGCGATTTCTCAAGCGGAACAGTTCATCCAAGACGGGAACATCTTTCTCCTCAAACTACGTGCTTTGCTGCTGGCCATTTTCCCTCAG GCCACAATGAAGTTTGCAGTTTTTCTTCTAGTGATGGCCTTAACTCTGGCCTTCTTGCCCACAAAATACATACTTTTAGTGGTGTTTTTGGAGGGATTTACAAGGTACTCACCACCAAGAAAACCAAGCACAGAAAGATGGACAAGAAGAGTAAGGGAATGGTGGTTCAGCATTCCAGCTGCTCCTGTAATTCTGGAGAGGGAAAAGgaagacaagaagaagaaatga